In the Necator americanus strain Aroian chromosome X, whole genome shotgun sequence genome, ATAGCCATAACTATGCAACccatactgaaaaaaaaactgattgaaaaaaaccaaaaaatcttatttctttttattctggTGTTAAAAGGCGTGGAGGCGTCTGCGAAATTATGAGAATTACGTTCAATTGCTGTTATTTCTTCGAGATATTTACTctatatattaataataatcagtattcattattattattatttatttataatattcaatatttgatatttttataaCTTTCATTCTCATTCCCTGCTTAGTTGAGATAACAAAATTCTCCATTTTTATATCCGCTTGGACAAGTTtgacaccaatttattgatctcTCAtcgatgaaaagcttggttggcactaggacggtttcgagccatcgatcgtgcagtcacaggggacctcttaccgactccgCTACACCCGCTAAACTAAAACAATATCCCTGTGGATTTTATGGATCTTACAATGTcaataacatttttctcaGGTGTTATAAGTAAACTTAGCTAATTTTTCATTACACATACCATCGATCAACTTTTTAGACAATTCATTTTATGGATTGTTACCTGACAGAATCTAAATCCGATCCAAGCATTGCTAAACCACCGCAAACCCCCATTGAAATTGACAACAGCGACCATGTCATGAGAAAAACAGATTGCTGTAATAGGAGTGGTCAAATAAAGATATATAATGGCTTCTGGATCCTGGCAAAAAACAAGGATTTGACTTGCCGCATCcggtaaaaagaagaatgaaatgagCGCCATCATAGCAAGAGCCGAACCAATCGTCTGCATTGACGATGGGGCTATAGTATGACGTTGATCGATAAGGAATGGACTAAATTCACGGAttaaatccgagaaaaaatttgttgttgaaatccgagaaagaaaagggttgagctgaaaaaaaaaaacagtacctAAATATACCAGCAAGAAACATGTCGAAATCGGGATACTCGTCCAGAATCGCTCGCCAATGAAAGAGTTcagctggaaaaaaagctgatgATTCTCAATCGATACgataaaaatcgataaaaataTGTGTACCCTGTCGTTTGTCCCAGCTATCTAGACCGTAATATGAAGTTTCAAAGGCAAATGCAGCAATACATGGTTCTCCATTACTGACATTATTAAGAAACTTCACATTATCTGGAATAGGCGGATCCAGGAAACTGTTTCACCCAACTTTCTCTTACGTGAGATTTTAACCGCTTACCACGATATTGTGAATAATcaatttgattgaaaaaatctcTAAGATACTTCTTATtataaaaatctttttgatAGTCGACATCAGGaaaatcattcaaatattGTTGATATTGCCACATCCAGAAATTTGTGGATACCTGCAACAtagtagaataataaaatgccTGGAttacgagattttttttaaaaggaattaCTCTTCCAATGGAGTAATTAGTGTGTTCCAATCGATAAACAAGTTCATTTAAACGAGCTCGTTTTCCAGCATCCCGAAGATCCGGAGGATTCATAATGTAGAATGATGGCATCACATTATCAGCCCAGATATATTTGTCtgtaaatttaattatttcaaatttattgtcTTACTTTCTTGTTTGATTTTCATTATAAATCCACGaatatcttttcaaaaagtaataaaaattagttTATAACGGAGtaaattttaaagatttcATTTCTCAAATAGCGAAAATAAACAGGATTCGGTCACGGTAtcttaaaataatttgatGACAAATGCCAAATTTAAAAACTTACCAGCTAATTTCACAAATGTCTGGATAGGAGAGTTGTCACGAATGTATTTCACTGGACTAATATCGACCTAAAACGACAAATGTAACgataatttccagaaaactccAGCAACTGtgccaaaaatcaataaaaaaaatataatgaaaatacCTTCAACTGACAACAACCATACATTGCAACACATGCGTAAATAATGAAACCGATCCAGCTAATAATTCGTACATCTCGACGAAGTATAATTGGTGCAAAAGTTTCTCCGAAGAATTTATGCATATAcggtactgaaaaaaaaggaaaaagtagtAAATCGTACAAGTTTCCAGTTGACATAGTTCCCCTATTGAATACTCACAGCTGGCTGCCTTTGCATGATGTTGACAGTCGACCTCGACCTCAACAGTTTTCTCAACCGCCGCTGGGATTTCAGCAATTTCTGGCTGATCCTGGAATAGAATATTCAAGTAGATATCATGTAAAAAAGATCATTTGTTGAGTTTTTAAATCTAAACCACAGTAGAAATGCCTATTTACATCATTTTTATAGCAACATGAAGCCAATCCACCAGTTTCCTCCTTACGTCCTGAATAACACAGGACTCCAGCAAAGAATGTGATCTAAAACATAAGGAGTTaaatacttttcaaaaaaagcaatgtaTGGATATTTTCCCAAATTTCAAACCTGCATAAAATAATCGATAAGCACTGCCCAAGCAGTGATCATACAGAAATCAGCAACAGCAGGAGTTGAACACATGAAGTATCCAAGtcctaaaaatttatttttaattttaatttgaatttattttaatttattttttttaaattttgatttaatttaattttaatttattatgttTCAACTATGactacaattttatttctggggaatattttgtttatacTCGactcaaaacgatctgaaaccTGCTGCAATTGTATAAATGGCTGCGCtcgagatgggacctttgTTTCCACAGTTAGACTATAGAGATCAATGAAGGTCCCAGAGAGCAACCTCGAACAAAACCGATTACAAAATTCCATCAGTCTTCAGAACGCTTTCACACAGCTCTGCTAGATGACTTTTCAAGTGGATATCCAGATATCCGTGGGGAAAAATAGTCGTTTAACCTCAGAATGTTAGGATAACACAGGGATTATGGTCTCtactattccagaaaaaaaagtcctctaTATTCACATTGAAATTCGATTTTAAGCACTTTACATAAGCTACGAAATTTGCAGCAAACTGCACATAGTTAAGGTCAatcttttcacaaaaaagaaagtacgtTTGTTCACGTGACTAAACGAAAAACGTGCCGAAACAGAAAAAGTTCGTGAACGATGTCACGGTAATTGACGCTCCAGCATCAGCCATAACCAGAGCAACACGTTGATGTAGGGGGATTTTTCGATCCAACTCTCTCCATGCGGCTATCATTAAGAAATCATCATCGATACCTGGAACAATATCCAATAAATTCACAACCAATCAATAATGATCTATGTCTCGTCGAGAGGAAAACCACTCACCAACTGCTAACACTAGGAATGGCATCGTTGATGTTACTGGATTGAAGGCGACaccaagaaagaagaaaattccaaatgtACATATAAGAGCCAGAATTACCGACCAAACTCCCAAATACATTTCCAATGGTTTTGacctttaaaaagaaaattttagaataaaaaaaatacacgtaTTAAAATAATTACTAACTTACTTTTGTTTAACAGAACTCCAATTTGAAAACACTACATAAATCATGAGCATTACTGTAGCCGGAAAAGCAAATGGTACGGTTGTTTCAAtgattttcatcatttcatcgTCCATAGCTTTATcgctgaaaaaataaacaaataaaataatgaaaaataaataaaaggttagaaaatcgaagaaacgAAGTTCCTGAGTCCctatttcttttataaatttcaaaagaaaaaccacaagagagaaaagagcagTGGAGATCCCCtggatttatttctcttccaaAGATCAAGTGATCTTTAGATCAAGTGTTGCGAAATGCATGGACCAGCACAAATCAATATTGCACGATGTCCCCCTGATCACGTGCTTGTGGGAAACAACAATATCACACTCACTTGTGTGGAATAAACTCAAATTCGGTTTCTTCCATTATTTTACGCCAGAAATCCATTAATGTCTCTCTGAATTGATAGTATGCTGCGTTGTTCTCGGGTGATCCAGGATATTGAATGAACCTGGAACAGAAATTGTGTACATTTCTTTAATTTGTATGAATATTTTAGTTTACAAACCAGTGAAGTGTAAGAACTCTTGCTCCttgaatttcattcttttcacctttcacgtCAACACCATAAATTACCtggaaaaaattcaggattTGAAgcgtttctttcaaattttacttgttcataaatttctggattacttCACCACTCACATTTCCTATATCCTTAGGTCTGTTGAAAAGATAAAGTACTGGATAGGATAGTTGAAGATTCggatttgttttaatttttccatctttAAACAAAACATCCGCATGTTTAATCCATACGTTCAGATTATTGTCGCATTCCTGAATCACCaccattttttcttggataaaaCCAGTAGCTAAACGTACAGCAAACCTTTTGAGCGGCATCTTTCTGGCAAAAATCCTCCAAATCATAATGTTCACCGCGGAATTCCATCGTAACTTTCATCATCTTATTAGTGTATTCATAGAGTGGTCCAAGATATTTCGATTGTAGCAGATTATCGAAATTTTTATGTACAACATAAAATCGTAAAATGTCGTTCTTAATCGGTGCTGTAATTAGTGAATCCGGCAATAAGGAaacataattaattatttaaattgtAATTTGGAAAGTCGTACGATACCTTTAGATCGTCG is a window encoding:
- a CDS encoding hypothetical protein (NECATOR_CHRX.G21526.T1) → MPSLLSEYGKRFEDWMVEAFYQYGLILGKHPFWFLWGPLIFTACCTPGLFWLKINLDLYKLFVPTDAPVRYEFERSLEFDRMPAGDLTSNGPIKGGKRNQKRRPREIFDIQDIEMDRLRQDLELLMLDQAELNITRIKRQTKMDPHKEEMMVKKAQVRRSKAPIKNDILRFYVVHKNFDNLLQSKYLGPLYEYTNKMMKVTMEFRGEHYDLEDFCQKDAAQKECDNNLNVWIKHADVLFKDGKIKTNPNLQLSYPVLYLFNRPKDIGNVIYGVDVKGEKNEIQGARVLTLHWFIQYPGSPENNAAYYQFRETLMDFWRKIMEETEFEFIPHNDKAMDDEMMKIIETTVPFAFPATVMLMIYVVFSNWSSVKQKSKPLEMYLGVWSVILALICTFGIFFFLGVAFNPVTSTMPFLVLAVGIDDDFLMIAAWRELDRKIPLHQRVALVMADAGASITVTSFTNFFCFGLGYFMCSTPAVADFCMITAWAVLIDYFMQITFFAGVLCYSGRKEETGGLASCCYKNDDQPEIAEIPAAVEKTVEVEVDCQHHAKAASLPYMHKFFGETFAPIILRRDVRIISWIGFIIYACVAMYGCCQLKVDISPVKYIRDNSPIQTFVKLADKYIWADNVMPSFYIMNPPDLRDAGKRARLNELVYRLEHTNYSIGRVSTNFWMWQYQQYLNDFPDVDYQKDFYNKKYLRDFFNQIDYSQYRDNVKFLNNVSNGEPCIAAFAFETSYYGLDSWDKRQAELFHWRAILDEYPDFDMFLAGIFSPFLIDQRHTIAPSSMQTIGSALAMMALISFFFLPDAQSVFLMTWSLLSISMGVCGGLAMLGSDLDSVSMGCIVMAIGLAVDYSVHICYRYHRSEYTKASDKVRDTLCSVAWPITQAVTSTLFGLSSTAFVPAYLVRVFFQTVYLVNIIGLTHALIWLPQLIAALDPCERIPLRLRLKKH